Genomic segment of Erythrobacter sp. BLCC-B19:
CAACCAATCAGCACGCTGATCACCTTGCCCTTGCGGAAGATACTGAACCGTCGCGCAGGGCAGACCGTCAGCGTCGGCGCGGGCACCGAGTGGCGCAAGGTCGCGGCAGACGGCACCACAGAGTTGCAATCGTGGACAACGGCATCCGGCACCATCGAGCCCGACCAGTTCATCCAGATCAGAGGCATGACGGCCGTGGTCAGCGCCGCCACCTCGACGCTGACGGTGACAATCAACGGCTTCCCGCAGACAGTCACCACTGTGACATCGGACACTCCGGCCACACCGCTCACCCAGCCCGCGCTGTTGGGATACTTCGTTGATCAGGCAAATGTACCACCTGCCGTCAATCGGATGACGTTCAGGGGATGGTTCCGCTTCGCAGGCAGCGTCCCCAACACGGTCAAGCCCTTCGCCCAGGCGAGCACCGGTTGCGACCTCATCGTGCTGGGCACAGGAGCGCTTAACGCGACAGTCGAGGACGGCGCTGGCCTTGCTGTACTCTTGAACGCGCAGGTCGCCCCGCCCGGAACGATCAAGGCGAACATCGGCCAAAGGATCGTCTTCGATGTCAATCAGGTCACCAAGGAAGTTCGCCTCACCGTCGACAATGCAACCTTTGTCACGCCCTTCGCCGTGCCGGGGAATGGCACCTTCCAGAGCAACCGTCAGGCCTCGTTTCTCGCAAGCGCGACCGGGCTGACAGCCCTTCCTTCCGGGACGCAGTTCGGCGATCTCTCGCTCGACTACAATGGTGTGACATACAAGACGATCAGCAACCTTGCCGCGCTTGCCAACGCTGATCCCTGGAAGGCAGGCACGGGCGTCTTCACCAACTGAGCAGGCTTTGCGCAGGCACCAGCATCGACCCGTCAAACCAATGCGCAGAATCGGGAACTTCGCTCTCGAATTTCCCGGAGAATGAAGTCAAAGGGGGGCACCATGAACGCCCCCCTTCCTGACGATGAGCCAGCGCCGCAAGGCAAGCCGCGATCCGCAAAGCAGGCTTTGCTCAGGGTCATGCGCATGGTTACCCCGCACACGACCGCGCTGGTAGCGCTCGCCGTCAGAGCAGGGGCAGTGGTGGCCGGGTTTGCGGTGACGTTCATCATTGGCAACCAGATGGGGGCTGCGGCCAATGGCCAGTTCGCATTGGTCAGTCAGACCGCAATGTTTCTGTCAGTTTTGGGCCTGATCGGACTTGAAGTCGGCGTCGTGCGGCACTTCGCCAAAGCCGTTGCACTCAAGACGCCGGTCGCGTTGGCGGGGCTACTCAAGGTTTCCGGGCTTGGCATCGGGTTCATGCTCGTCATTGCTGTCGCGCTCTGGTTGGGTGGGGAATGGGTTTGGGAGCCGCTATTCGGCACCGCCGTCTCCCGCAGCTTTCTGCCGGTGCTATGCGTCTTGCTGGTCGCGCGCGGGGGAACCCAGCTGTTTGGCGGGCTGCTTCGATCACAGCACCGCTTCACGCTCGGACAGGCGATCGCTGCCCTGACCATTCCTGCTGCAACGGCAGCTGCCCTGCTTGCCGGTTTGGCTGCCACGGTCGAACAAGCGCTTTGGGCCGCTGCGGCAGGGGGCGTCATTTCGATGGTCGTCGGCGCTGCCGCCATGCGGCGCCATGTCGCCCGCACACCCGATGCGCTCACAGTAGAATTGCGTCCGCTTGTGGCCTCCTCGCTCCCATTATGGGGCGTGGGGATCGCCAACAATATCGGCGACTGGTACGGCCTTGCCGTTGCCGCGCAAATGCTCGGCGCCGCCGATGCCGGCATTTACCGCGTCGCCGCCCAGATAGCGGCGACTTTGCAGATCATCTCGATCGCAATTTTCTCGGTCTATTCCGCCAAGATCAGCACCGCCTTCCATGCCGACAATCTCGCCGAAGTCGCACGGCTGGCGCGCACCTCGGTGCGTCTCAGCACCGTGACGGCGGTGCCAGCAGCAGCCCTGCTGATGATCGCAAGCCCCTTCGTACTCGATCAGATCGGTGCAGAATTCGCTGAAGCCTTTTCGCTGATCGCCATTCTTGTAATCGGCCAGCTGGCCTTCACACTGACTGGCCCTTGCGGCCTCGTGCTGGCCATGTCGGGCAACGAGCGCATCAATCTCGCGATAACGGTGAGCGGCACGGTCGCCCTGCTCTTTGCCGTCCCCGCAGCCGCTAAATTTGGCGGATTGCCGGGAATTGCCGTGTGCATTTCGGTAATCATGCTGCTACGCAACATAATCGCATACGGGGTCGTTCGCAGCAAACTTGGCATCGGCATCTGGAGTGGTGCGGTGCGCGCCTGACACATGAGGAACCAAACGCAGTGACCTTGCTGCTTCACCCTGGCTTTCACAAGACCGCGACGAGCTGGCTTCAGGATGTGGTGTTTGCGGAAAACCGCTTGTTCCGATCGCTGATGACGCATCACGAGATCGACGAGCTGCTGGTTCGCCCGCACGATCTTGCGTTTGACGCGGAAGCAGCAAAGGCCCGGATCGCGGGGCTGCGCGAGGGCGGCCAGCCGGGGATCGTCGACGTGATTTCGTCGGAGATCCTTTCGGGAACCATGTTTACAGGTTCACGGGAATCGCTGCGCCTTGCGGATCGGTTGCAAGCCGTTGTCGGCGAAGCAAAAATCCTGCTCACCGTCCGTTCGCAGCGTTCGATCATGAAGTCGGTCTACCTGCAATATGTGAAGCGCGGTGGCCGGATGTCGATTGACGAGTTTCTGGATTACAAGCCGGAGCCGGGCTATTTCTGGTTCGAGCCAGGTGTGCTTGAATTTGATCGGCTGGCCGAGACCTATGCAGATCGCTTTGGCGCCGACAACGTCATCGTTCTGCCACAGGAATTGCTGAAGTCGCAGCAGCCGGAGTATCTTGGCCTGTTGTTTCAGTTCGCCGGTGTTGCAGACCTTGCGCAGGCCAGGTCGATAACTTTCGGGTCGGAGCGCGGTGTCAGTCCACCGGCTGGCGGCATCCGGCTTATGCGAGCCGCCAACATCTTAGGACGCCAGCCACTCAATCCCGAGGGCATTTCGAGCGCAGCCTTTCTGCGCCGACCGTTGCACAAGCTAGCCTATGCGTGGACCCTCGGTAGCGACAGTGCAGACAAAGCCATGAACGACAGCATTCGCTCGCGCCTCGCAGGGCGCTACGGAGAATCCAACCGGCGCTTGCAGCGTTTTGCCCCCGTCGACCTGCGCAGTCTTGGCTACGAATGGGCCGAATAGCGGGCGAAGCAGGGGAACACGACGACAATGTCTGGCATTGATTCCGTGAGAAAGAAGCTTGCTGCTCTGGCGCGGCGGATCGGGCTGGTGCAGGCTCGACCAATTAGCCAATATCCTGAATTGCTGGAGGCGATTGAAAGGCTGACCAGCCCTCGTCAGCAATTCCATGCCCTCCCCTCGCTCGCAAAGGCGACCGTCCTGCGTTTGCAAGACAATGGTCGCACCAACTGGCTGATCTTCGAAGGCGGTAAGCGCCGGATGACGACCAAGCTGATGTTCTTCCCGACTTCCCAAAACAATATCATCATTTTCGGCGAGCGTTCGGATCTGCCGCGTGAAATCCGGTTTGAAGGATCGGGCAATATCGCGATCTGCGGAAACGACATTCAGTGGGCGCAGGTGACAATGCGCTTTATCTCCGACGATGCAGTCATCTGTCTTGGTCACGGTTCGATCTACAACGGCACCGCGATTATTGTCGAAGGCAATGGCTGCGGGGTCGAGATCGGTCGCGAATGTCTTTTCGCGCCTGGCACAACGATCCGCAGTTCGGATCTTCATGGGATGTACGACATCGCAAGCGGTGCATGGCTCAATGCGCCCGCGCCAGTCTATCTCGAACCGCATTGCTGGCTTGGCCAGGATGTTCTGGTGCTCAAGGGCGCCCATGTAGGCGGCGGTTCGGTGATCGCGGCGCGATCGGTCGTCAATTCCGCATTGCCGCGCTTTTCGATCATCGCAGGAACACCCGCACGCGCCGTCCGCGACGGAATCTGCTGGAGCCTTGCCCGCCAGCCCGACCCTGCGGAAATCGATAAGGTGAGAGACCTGTTGCAACGCACAATTGAGATTGATGGGACCAAGTCTAGCTTCTAAGGCCGCCCCGAGGACCAAGACGTAAGAGGAAACACGTGCCATGCTGAACCTGAGCAAGTCGGACGTCTCGTCCACCCCGTTCCCTCATGCCGTCAAACGCGGCATTCTTCCCCCCGAGCTGTTCAGTGCACTGAAGGCCGATTTCCCGCGGGCTGATGTGTTCGCGGAACAGCACGCCGAAAGCGGCGGCCTTGGCAGCCGCACGGGCAAGGACACGGGTTTCGATATCTATCGCGGCGATGACAGCTATGATCGTCTGATCGCTCAATCGCCCGCCTGGGCCGAGTTTGACGCCTGGATCAACTCGCCGGCCTTCGTCGAGAAGTTCCTTGAGCTGTTCGGCGATCACCTTGATGCGCTGGGTTGTTCGGTTGAAGTCGATCCGGCCGCCTATGATCGTGGTCTTGTAGAAGGGCGTGAAGTCCTGACTGACGGGCAGACCCTGTCGGAGAAGGCGAAGGACATGCTCAAGGGCATCTTCGGTTCGGCCAAGGGTGGCAAGCAGCCCGTGCGGCTGTTTTCGCGACTGGACATCGAGCGCAGCATCGGCGGCTATTTCAAGCCCCCGCACTGCGACCGCAAAAATCGGCTGTGCTCGCTGATCGTCTACTTCACCGATCTCGAAGCAGAAGGGATCGAGGGCGGAGAGCTCAACATCTATGCGCTCAAGGAGCAGCGCGAACCCGCCAAGCACGTCCGGCACCCGCGGCCCGAGGATGTCGACGTGGTGGCGACCCTGTCGCCCAAGGAAAACCTTGGCGTGTTTTTCCCGTGCTCAAACAACAGCTATCACGGTGTCAACGCGCTCAAGTCGCAAAGCGCGGCGCGCGACTTCCTCTACATCAACATTTCGACCGACAGCGATACCGCCTGGTGATCGGCTGGGCGGGGGGCTGGCCGAACACGTCCAGCCCCCCGCCGCTTAGTCGAGCGTCTCTTTACCAACCAGTCGCCGCAGCGTCCCGGCAAGGTTACGTGCAAGCGCCTTCAACCCCAACCTGCGGGCATTGCGGGCCAATTCGAGCCCGACATAGCGGGGCCGGCGCCACCCTGTCAGCATCATTGCGCCAAGCCGCGCCACCACCATGCCTTTGCGACGCGACTGAAACGGTTGCATATGCTCGAGCGAGCCGAGCGCCACGGGCTCGGTCAAAAGCGTTCCAGCGGTAACGGCGCGCTGCAGCAGCGCCTCGCCGCGCGCGGTGCGGGTGATGACGATGCTGCGGCCGTCCTGCTCGTCGAACAGCGGATTGCCGCTTTCGTCACAATGCCAACCGTCGGCACAGACGATATCGGCGAACTCTCCGATCCCGTCCGGACAGATCTTGCAGCGAAACTGCAAGTGACGGTTGAGGATGTGGCCCCAACTGGTGTCATAGTCCATCTTGAAGGTGGTGCCGTCAGCCAGCCGTGCAGTGGCAAAACCGGGCCAACCGTCGCCGCGATAGCGGAACGCAGTCACAGCGCTCTCATCCTGCACACCCATCTCTTTCAGCAAGGCTGATGTGCCAGCATAGCTCGGCACGCCGGCGCACATAAAGGCGAGCATATACGGCACCTTCTCGTTCACACGAGGATCGATACGCGCAAGCTGACGCAGACCGGCGACATCGCACGGCTTGCCGACAAAGGCAAAACGGCCGGGCTTGTCCAAGTGGGCTGCAATATCCTCCAATGGCGAGGAGGGGGCATAACGCGACCCGGCGGCCTGAAAAACATCGTCGCGCCCGGTGCTGACGGCAAGCGCATTGCGGACGGGCGAGTCTGGCGACACTGCGGTCTGAAGGACAAAATCGACTTCGCCACTGGCGAGCAGGTGGACGAGGATGGCCGAAATCCCGCCACCAGAGCTCGCATTGCGGCGCAATTCGGTATCGGTGCTCCAGCCGAGGCGCGCGGCAATCAGCGGCCCCCAGACAGGGTGGTATTCGGCCTCGTGCTCGTCCCGCTCATGGCGGATATTGGCACCAGGGCAGACGGCGTCGATCTGCTGCGCGAGCGCAGGCGCAACAGGGCCAACGACCCGAGGGCGTCGATAGCCGGTGTCAGTGGTTTCCATGACAATCGCCGGATCACTGCGATCAGCGATCCCTGCGCACAACCCGCAACCTGCGCAAAGTCCGTTGCGCTTGATCGTTTCGACATCAAACATTGCGCGCTGCCACTTCGGCGATGATCCGATCCAGAGCAGCACGGTAGCTGCCAAGGCGGCGCTGCGCCTCGGCATTGGCCGCCACCGCCTGCGCGCGCAGGCTTGCGAGATCGGCCAGAGCGGAGTCGAACCGTTCCAGAACGGCAGCATTGCTCTCGGACGTCAGGTCGGCGTTCCAAGGATAGCCAAGCGAATCGAAAAGACCGCTGAACTTCCGGCTGTAGCCGAGCGGGACGACCGCTGTTCCGGATGAAATCGCCGCAATTGTTGCGTGCATCCGGCTGCCTGCAAACAGGTCGAGTCCTGCGATATAGCTCTTGGCCTGGGAGGGGCCGGAAAAGCGCGGGGCCAGATGGGCGGCCGGATAGCGGGCCTTCAGTTCCTCGGCCAGCGCGTAGTCGTCCTCATAAGGTGTTGCGGCGGCGAGGACGTGCGGCACGAGATGCAGCTCGGCGCGCGGTTCGCGCATGATGCGATCGATCAGAGCATCGATCAACGCGGGATAGTCAACCGTCAGCCTGATCCGGTCACCGCTCGCAAGATCGCGGCGATACAGCAAGGCCGAAACATTGAGGCCGATCTTGATCGGCCCGCCAGCAAGGTCGCGCTGATCCTTGTCTGGCGCGGGCGTGAACGGGAGAGCGAAGGCTACATCAGTGGTGAGCGCCGAACGATGCGCCATGCCCAGTTGTTCGAGCACCTTGTAGGATGCTTCGTCGCGGGCGAAGACCATGTCCGACAAGTTCATCACTCCCACTGCGGCATGGCGGGCTGCGGCGGTGTGGAACGGTCCAATTGTCTGCGGGCTGAGGATCAGCGGCCCTTTGCTGCGGCGGGCCGCAACTTTGGACCCGATGATCAGCCAGAACCGCCGCGGGGCATAGATGTCCGAAAAGCTGTCACCGCCGCCGATGTCAAAGACAACGTCGCACTGCGCCAGTGTGCGATGCAGGCTCGAGAAGGGGTTCGCGAGCGCCTTGTAACCGATGTTCTCGAAGCGGTTCTCGTAAACGATCTCGTGGCTGTAATCGAACGCCCCGCGAACACCCATGAGGTGGAACACGGGACGGCGCCCGGATTTGTGCGCGGCTTCGGCGATGAGGTTGGCGTTGGCGACGCTGAGCGCGCCGACACCGAGGTTCTCCGACAGGCAGGAATGCCACAGGAGGCCAACGTGAAGCGGCCGTGCGTCGGAGTTTTGATCTTGGCTGGAGAGGGGCGGCATTGAACGTCCTTTGCCCGGTTCAGGCAACAGAGGAAGAGGTCTCTGGCGTCTAACGCGCCATTCGGTTGGGCAGGTCTGCGGCTGAGGGGTCGGTCTCCCTTATGCGCCGCTCGGTCTCATCGGCATCGATAAACCGGCCATAGTGCCCGACATCGATATCGCTGCGGATCACCTTTGCCGGATTTCCCGCAACGATCGAACGCGGCGGCACGTCCTTCGTCACCACGCTGCCAGCCCCGATCACGCAGTTGTCGCCAATCGTGAGGCCGGGAAGGATGAGGCTCTCACCACCGATAAAGCAGTTCCGACCGACGTGGGTATGCATATACATCCCGCGCGTGCGGTCATGGGTGAGGATACGCGCGTTGAACGCCACATAGGTGTATTCGCCGATGTGGACGCCCTTGGGAAAGGTCATGTCCGGCTTGGCGCTGAGCGACATTTCGACCGTGGGGTGAATGTCCATCTTCATCACCCCGCGGAAGAACCGCAGACGCGCGCCAGTCAGCAGTTTGCGAAGGAACGATAGGCGTGCCAGGCTCATGTCAATCTTCCTCGGTCGGCATCGCGGCCCCATTGGCGCTTGACCCAGTTTTGTGGCTGGCGCAACCGGTACCTGCAGGCACCGGGAGGCCACGATCATTCGCATAACGGCCATGAAAATCACTGCAATCGGCGCCGTGATCGTGCTGCTGGGCGTGATAGTGGCACTCGCGCCCGAGATCCCCCACTGGCGTATATCCGGAACACGCAGCACGCCCGTGGAGGCAATCGCAGGCACGGACATCGCGCCCGGCTGCCCCCGGCAATCGGCCCGGGTTGCGATCATCGGTGACAGTCATGTCGCAGGGAGCAGAATGGGGGGGGCAGGCGCGCCCTTCGGCGCTGTGCTCGCCAAGACGCTTGCGGGACAGGTTGAGGTCGAGCGCTATGGCATCGGCGGAGCCACCGCGGCAGACGGCGCCCGTCGCTGGCAGGGCCGCGATTTGCCAGAGGTTGGCCTCGTCATTCTCGCCTTCGGCACCAATGATGCAGCGCCGCGCGGATGGCTGCGGAGCAAGACACCCGTTCCGACCAGTCACTTCAAGGCGGTGATGACGCAGATGATCGAAGGCTGGCGTGCCAAGGGTCACCCGGTCGCGCTGCTGGCGCCGCCACCAGGCGGAAGCGCGGCGATCACGCGGCGGCTGGCACCATATCGCATCGCTGTGCGCGAGCTTGGCACCAGCCTTGGCGTTGCGGTGCTCGATCCCGCCGAGGCTTTCGCTGCCTGCTCCGCAGCGCAGCCCGTCCTGACGCATGATGCGCTGCACATGAATGCGGCTGGGCACAAATGCCTCGGCGAATGGCTGGCGCAGCGGCTGTGTCCTCAACATCGCTGAACCTCACCGCGCCAGCAACGGACGCCACCAGTTTTCCGTATCCAGATACCAGCGCAGAGTTTGCCGCAGTCCGTCCTCGAAAGCGTGCGCCGGGGCATAACCGAGCGCAGCCCGCGCCTTGGTCTCGTCGATCGCGTAGCGGCGGTCATGGCCTGCGCGGTCGGTCACGAAGGTCTTGAGGCTGGCGCTCGCCACGCCCTTGGCTGCGGGCGCATCGGGATAGCGCGCGGCAAGACCTTCGATCTCGGCGAAGGCGCGGTCGACCTCGGCGCAGATGGTGTCGATCACGGTCATGTTGGGCAGTTCGGCCCCGCCACCGATATTATAGGTCTCGCCCGGCTTGCCGTTGACGAGGCAGGCCTCGATCCCGCGGCAATGGTCTTCGACATGGAGCCAGTCGCGCACGTTCATCCCATCGCCATAGATCGGCAGAGGACGGCCGTGCAGCGCGTTCAGCAGAAACAGCGGGATCAGCTTTTCGGGGTACTGATAAGGCCCGTAATTGTTCGAGCAATTGCTGGTCGTCACCTCCAGCCCGAAGGTGTGGTGATAGGCGCGCACCAGATGGTCGGACGCGGCTTTGGACGCCGAATAGGGCGAGTTGGGCGCGTAGGGCGTGGTTTCGCTGAAGGCCGGATCATTGGGGCCAAGCGATCCGAACACTTCGTCGGTCGAGATGTGGTGAAACCGGTGCGGCACCCCGCTGCCCGCCAGCCACACGGCACGCGCGGCCTTCAAGAGGCTGTTGGTGCCGAGAATGTTGGTGTCGATGAAGGCATCCGGCCCGCTGATCGAGCGGTCGACATGGCTTTCGGCAGCGAAGTGCACCAGCGTGTCGATCGCGTGATCGCGCAGCAGGCTCTCGACCAGCGCGGTGTCGCGGATGTCGCCTTCGATCAGGTCGGCCTTGCTGCCCTCCAGCGTCGAGCGATTGCCGGCATAGGTCAGCGCGTCGAGCACGATCACCCGGTCCTCGGGATGCTTCGCGTTCCAGTAGTGGACGAAGTTGCCGCCGATGAAGCCGGCCCCTCCGGTGACAAGCAGATTAGCCAAGCTTCGCTTCCTCTTCGAGCATCAGGCGCAGGTTGGTGCGCCAGGGAACCGGCTGATCGCCCAGCAGGTCGCGGGTCGTGCTGCAATCGAGCAGCGAGTAGGCCGGGCGGCGCGCCGGTGTGGGATAATCGGCGGTGGTGATCGCCTTGATCCGCGGGATGCGTTTGACAAGCCCGAGGGCGTAGGCTTCCTCGGCGATGGCAACCGCGAATTCGTGCCAGCTGGTCGCGCCGTCATCGCTGTGATGGAAGGTGCCGGTCGCGCCTTTCTCCACCAGCGCCCAGATCGTGCGCGCAAGGCCCGTGGCCCAGGTCGGCGAGCCCACCTGATCGGCGACCACGCCCAGCTCTTCGCGTTCGTTCATCAGCCGAATCATGGTGCGCACGAAGTTTGCCCCGCCCGCTTCATAGACCCATGCTGTGCGCACCAGCAGGTCACAGGCACGCAGATGATCCTCGCCTTCGGCCTTGGTGCGGCCATAGGCCGACTGGGGGTTGCGCTCGGCCAAGGGCGTATAGGGCTGCGCGGAGGCGCCATCGAAGACATAGTCGGTCGATACGTGCACCACCCGCCCGCCGCTGGCCGCCATCGCCTCGACCATCGTGGCGACCGCCGCAGAATTGATCGCGCGCGCCGTGTCCTCGTCGCTTTCGGCCTTGTCGACCGCGGTGTAAGCGGCGGCGTTGATGATCACGTCAGGCGCCTCGACCACAAGCCGCGCGGTCAGCATCGCGCTGTCGGTGAGGTCGACATCCTCGACATCGATGGCGTTGATGTCGGCCCAGTCAGGCGCGGTGCGCTGCAACGCTCCGCCGAGCTGGCCGTTCGCCCCGGTGATCAGCACTCTCATGCGAACACCGGCACGTCAGCCAGCGCAAGGCCGCGCGCGTCCTTGTCCGAGATCAGCGGATCGAGCCCGGCAACCGGCCATTCGATCCCGACGGACGGATCGTCCCATGCCAGCGTGAACTCGCTCTGCGGCGCGTAGGGCGCGGTGCATTTGTAGAGAAAATCCGTATCGTCTTCGAGCGTCAGGAAGCCATGGGCAAAGCCCTCAGGCACCCAGAACATCCGCTTGTTGGCCGCGCTCAATTCAACACCGACCCACTTGCCGAAGGTCGGCGAGGCGGCGCGCAGATCGACCGCGACGTCGAACACCGCGCCATTGGTCACGCGCACCAGCTTGCCCTGCGGGCCGGGGTTCTGGAAATGCAAGCCGCGCAGCA
This window contains:
- a CDS encoding Coenzyme F420 hydrogenase/dehydrogenase, beta subunit C-terminal domain, producing the protein MLLWIGSSPKWQRAMFDVETIKRNGLCAGCGLCAGIADRSDPAIVMETTDTGYRRPRVVGPVAPALAQQIDAVCPGANIRHERDEHEAEYHPVWGPLIAARLGWSTDTELRRNASSGGGISAILVHLLASGEVDFVLQTAVSPDSPVRNALAVSTGRDDVFQAAGSRYAPSSPLEDIAAHLDKPGRFAFVGKPCDVAGLRQLARIDPRVNEKVPYMLAFMCAGVPSYAGTSALLKEMGVQDESAVTAFRYRGDGWPGFATARLADGTTFKMDYDTSWGHILNRHLQFRCKICPDGIGEFADIVCADGWHCDESGNPLFDEQDGRSIVITRTARGEALLQRAVTAGTLLTEPVALGSLEHMQPFQSRRKGMVVARLGAMMLTGWRRPRYVGLELARNARRLGLKALARNLAGTLRRLVGKETLD
- the rfbC gene encoding dTDP-4-dehydrorhamnose 3,5-epimerase produces the protein MNIVETAIPGVLIIEPRVFGDARGFFMETWNAAAFAAAGLDLTFVQDNHSRSQKGVLRGLHFQNPGPQGKLVRVTNGAVFDVAVDLRAASPTFGKWVGVELSAANKRMFWVPEGFAHGFLTLEDDTDFLYKCTAPYAPQSEFTLAWDDPSVGIEWPVAGLDPLISDKDARGLALADVPVFA
- the rfbD gene encoding dTDP-4-dehydrorhamnose reductase produces the protein MRVLITGANGQLGGALQRTAPDWADINAIDVEDVDLTDSAMLTARLVVEAPDVIINAAAYTAVDKAESDEDTARAINSAAVATMVEAMAASGGRVVHVSTDYVFDGASAQPYTPLAERNPQSAYGRTKAEGEDHLRACDLLVRTAWVYEAGGANFVRTMIRLMNEREELGVVADQVGSPTWATGLARTIWALVEKGATGTFHHSDDGATSWHEFAVAIAEEAYALGLVKRIPRIKAITTADYPTPARRPAYSLLDCSTTRDLLGDQPVPWRTNLRLMLEEEAKLG
- a CDS encoding polysaccharide pyruvyl transferase family protein, yielding MPEPGKGRSMPPLSSQDQNSDARPLHVGLLWHSCLSENLGVGALSVANANLIAEAAHKSGRRPVFHLMGVRGAFDYSHEIVYENRFENIGYKALANPFSSLHRTLAQCDVVFDIGGGDSFSDIYAPRRFWLIIGSKVAARRSKGPLILSPQTIGPFHTAAARHAAVGVMNLSDMVFARDEASYKVLEQLGMAHRSALTTDVAFALPFTPAPDKDQRDLAGGPIKIGLNVSALLYRRDLASGDRIRLTVDYPALIDALIDRIMREPRAELHLVPHVLAAATPYEDDYALAEELKARYPAAHLAPRFSGPSQAKSYIAGLDLFAGSRMHATIAAISSGTAVVPLGYSRKFSGLFDSLGYPWNADLTSESNAAVLERFDSALADLASLRAQAVAANAEAQRRLGSYRAALDRIIAEVAARNV
- a CDS encoding lipopolysaccharide biosynthesis protein; the encoded protein is MAGFAVTFIIGNQMGAAANGQFALVSQTAMFLSVLGLIGLEVGVVRHFAKAVALKTPVALAGLLKVSGLGIGFMLVIAVALWLGGEWVWEPLFGTAVSRSFLPVLCVLLVARGGTQLFGGLLRSQHRFTLGQAIAALTIPAATAAALLAGLAATVEQALWAAAAGGVISMVVGAAAMRRHVARTPDALTVELRPLVASSLPLWGVGIANNIGDWYGLAVAAQMLGAADAGIYRVAAQIAATLQIISIAIFSVYSAKISTAFHADNLAEVARLARTSVRLSTVTAVPAAALLMIASPFVLDQIGAEFAEAFSLIAILVIGQLAFTLTGPCGLVLAMSGNERINLAITVSGTVALLFAVPAAAKFGGLPGIAVCISVIMLLRNIIAYGVVRSKLGIGIWSGAVRA
- a CDS encoding SGNH/GDSL hydrolase family protein — translated: MKITAIGAVIVLLGVIVALAPEIPHWRISGTRSTPVEAIAGTDIAPGCPRQSARVAIIGDSHVAGSRMGGAGAPFGAVLAKTLAGQVEVERYGIGGATAADGARRWQGRDLPEVGLVILAFGTNDAAPRGWLRSKTPVPTSHFKAVMTQMIEGWRAKGHPVALLAPPPGGSAAITRRLAPYRIAVRELGTSLGVAVLDPAEAFAACSAAQPVLTHDALHMNAAGHKCLGEWLAQRLCPQHR
- a CDS encoding 2OG-Fe(II) oxygenase, producing MLNLSKSDVSSTPFPHAVKRGILPPELFSALKADFPRADVFAEQHAESGGLGSRTGKDTGFDIYRGDDSYDRLIAQSPAWAEFDAWINSPAFVEKFLELFGDHLDALGCSVEVDPAAYDRGLVEGREVLTDGQTLSEKAKDMLKGIFGSAKGGKQPVRLFSRLDIERSIGGYFKPPHCDRKNRLCSLIVYFTDLEAEGIEGGELNIYALKEQREPAKHVRHPRPEDVDVVATLSPKENLGVFFPCSNNSYHGVNALKSQSAARDFLYINISTDSDTAW
- a CDS encoding acyltransferase; amino-acid sequence: MSLARLSFLRKLLTGARLRFFRGVMKMDIHPTVEMSLSAKPDMTFPKGVHIGEYTYVAFNARILTHDRTRGMYMHTHVGRNCFIGGESLILPGLTIGDNCVIGAGSVVTKDVPPRSIVAGNPAKVIRSDIDVGHYGRFIDADETERRIRETDPSAADLPNRMAR
- a CDS encoding acyltransferase, which translates into the protein MSGIDSVRKKLAALARRIGLVQARPISQYPELLEAIERLTSPRQQFHALPSLAKATVLRLQDNGRTNWLIFEGGKRRMTTKLMFFPTSQNNIIIFGERSDLPREIRFEGSGNIAICGNDIQWAQVTMRFISDDAVICLGHGSIYNGTAIIVEGNGCGVEIGRECLFAPGTTIRSSDLHGMYDIASGAWLNAPAPVYLEPHCWLGQDVLVLKGAHVGGGSVIAARSVVNSALPRFSIIAGTPARAVRDGICWSLARQPDPAEIDKVRDLLQRTIEIDGTKSSF
- the rfbB gene encoding dTDP-glucose 4,6-dehydratase, which produces MANLLVTGGAGFIGGNFVHYWNAKHPEDRVIVLDALTYAGNRSTLEGSKADLIEGDIRDTALVESLLRDHAIDTLVHFAAESHVDRSISGPDAFIDTNILGTNSLLKAARAVWLAGSGVPHRFHHISTDEVFGSLGPNDPAFSETTPYAPNSPYSASKAASDHLVRAYHHTFGLEVTTSNCSNNYGPYQYPEKLIPLFLLNALHGRPLPIYGDGMNVRDWLHVEDHCRGIEACLVNGKPGETYNIGGGAELPNMTVIDTICAEVDRAFAEIEGLAARYPDAPAAKGVASASLKTFVTDRAGHDRRYAIDETKARAALGYAPAHAFEDGLRQTLRWYLDTENWWRPLLAR